A portion of the Hymenobacter gelipurpurascens genome contains these proteins:
- a CDS encoding ferritin-like domain-containing protein, translating into MSKITQSGGDDAEFAKPLYTPIKRRSFFMYAGATAGATALLLSGCDDDDNDTDNNSGMVNLGSGDVGVLNFAYALEQLEAAFYAQVKATPAADFSAVEKDYFSQVAAHEAIHRDFFKAAINRDAPGKIIQDLTPIFTSIDFTKRASVLATAKTFEDLGVAAYNGAGKYIKTADYLVVAGKIVSVEARHAAYVRDLIANGSFADDTIIDATTGLDKAMEPVDVIAAAQPFVQQKLDATSVGK; encoded by the coding sequence ATGTCTAAAATCACCCAATCTGGTGGAGACGACGCGGAATTCGCAAAGCCGCTGTATACGCCCATTAAGCGCCGCTCCTTCTTCATGTATGCCGGCGCTACTGCTGGTGCTACCGCTCTGCTGCTCTCGGGTTGCGACGACGATGACAACGACACGGACAATAACTCCGGCATGGTCAACCTGGGTTCAGGTGATGTAGGAGTATTGAACTTCGCGTATGCACTGGAGCAGCTGGAAGCCGCTTTCTATGCACAAGTAAAGGCAACCCCAGCCGCCGATTTCTCGGCCGTTGAAAAGGATTACTTCTCGCAGGTAGCCGCCCACGAAGCCATTCACCGCGACTTCTTCAAGGCAGCCATCAACCGCGATGCCCCTGGCAAGATCATTCAGGACCTGACCCCTATTTTCACTAGCATCGACTTCACCAAGCGTGCTTCGGTATTGGCTACCGCCAAAACGTTCGAAGATCTGGGAGTAGCTGCTTATAACGGAGCAGGCAAATACATCAAGACGGCCGATTACCTGGTAGTAGCTGGTAAGATTGTCTCTGTTGAGGCTCGCCACGCCGCCTATGTACGCGACCTGATTGCGAACGGTAGCTTCGCCGATGACACCATTATCGATGCCACTACTGGCCTAGACAAGGCCATGGAGCCGGTAGACGTAATTGCTGCCGCTCAGCCGTTTGTTCAACAAAAGCTTGATGCTACCAGCGTAGGCAAGTAA
- a CDS encoding APC family permease produces MSHEKKLNELEATAICGNDISSSCLYVSALAIAYAGQYAWMALLLVGAVLFLFRKIYGEVVGALPLNGGAYNVLLNTTSKRNAALAACLTILSYMATAVISASEAMHYLHTLWHGLPIIGATLGLLGLFLALTILGISESAKVAVGIFLVHLISLTLLVGATIWFLFNNGISTLSFNFQQPIPGGHLLTALFFGFSAAMLGISGFESSANFVEEQAPGVFGKTLRNMWVVVSFFNPVIAFLAVAALPLAEVGPNTETLLSYLGTKTGGTWLGTLISVDAVAVLSGAVLTSFVGVSGLMKRMTLDRILPQAFLKENKRGSNYLILIVFFLLCVSVLMITNGQLGPLSGVYTISFLAVMAFFALGNFLLKSKRPFLPRPVYAGVLTVSVALISILLALYGNIKLHPDYLIVFLQYFLPTMLLVSVMLNRISILNLGLAAINSFAEHSPRFSRLGRIMVQRKLQQLHQQEFVFFTKGDNVSNLNKVMAYVVENEFTNRLKIVTLLNEGETFPEDLLKDIQVLDRAYEQIEVEFVPMVGHFGPELIDKLSKQWQIPKNFMFIGSPGDRFPYQISELGGVRLII; encoded by the coding sequence ATGAGCCACGAGAAAAAGTTGAATGAACTGGAAGCCACGGCCATTTGCGGCAATGACATTTCCTCCTCGTGTCTGTATGTATCGGCGCTAGCCATTGCCTATGCGGGGCAGTACGCCTGGATGGCCCTCCTACTGGTGGGCGCCGTGCTGTTCTTGTTCCGCAAGATTTACGGCGAAGTGGTGGGAGCCTTGCCACTAAACGGCGGGGCCTACAACGTACTCCTGAACACGACCAGCAAGCGTAATGCGGCGCTGGCCGCCTGCCTTACCATTCTGTCGTACATGGCCACGGCGGTTATTTCGGCCAGCGAGGCCATGCATTATCTGCACACACTCTGGCACGGACTGCCCATTATTGGGGCTACGCTGGGGCTGCTAGGCCTGTTTCTGGCCCTCACCATTCTGGGCATATCAGAATCGGCGAAGGTGGCAGTAGGTATTTTTCTGGTCCATCTGATTTCACTTACGCTGCTGGTAGGAGCTACCATCTGGTTCTTGTTCAACAACGGCATCAGCACGCTGTCGTTCAATTTTCAGCAGCCGATACCCGGCGGACATTTGCTCACGGCGCTATTCTTTGGGTTTAGCGCGGCTATGTTGGGTATTTCGGGGTTTGAGAGTTCCGCCAACTTCGTGGAGGAGCAAGCGCCGGGCGTGTTCGGCAAAACCCTGCGCAACATGTGGGTGGTGGTCAGCTTCTTCAATCCCGTTATTGCCTTTCTGGCCGTGGCGGCGCTGCCGCTGGCCGAAGTAGGCCCCAACACCGAAACTCTACTCTCTTACCTGGGCACGAAAACCGGCGGTACCTGGCTGGGCACCCTAATTTCAGTAGATGCTGTGGCCGTACTGAGCGGCGCCGTGCTTACCTCCTTCGTGGGTGTAAGCGGCCTGATGAAGCGCATGACGCTGGACCGCATTCTGCCGCAGGCATTTCTGAAAGAGAACAAGCGCGGCAGCAACTACCTCATCCTCATTGTCTTCTTCCTGCTTTGCGTGTCGGTGCTCATGATTACCAACGGGCAGCTGGGGCCGCTGTCGGGCGTGTATACCATTTCGTTTCTGGCAGTAATGGCGTTTTTTGCGTTGGGCAACTTCCTGCTGAAGAGCAAGCGACCTTTCCTGCCTAGGCCAGTATATGCGGGCGTCCTGACGGTTTCGGTGGCGCTCATCAGTATTTTGCTAGCTCTGTACGGCAACATCAAGCTGCACCCCGACTACCTGATTGTGTTTCTGCAGTATTTCCTGCCGACGATGCTATTGGTGTCCGTCATGCTGAACCGGATTTCCATTCTGAACCTGGGGCTGGCCGCCATCAATTCCTTTGCCGAGCATTCGCCCCGGTTTTCGCGTCTGGGCCGCATTATGGTGCAGCGCAAGCTCCAGCAGCTGCACCAGCAGGAATTCGTGTTTTTCACGAAAGGCGACAACGTCTCGAACCTCAACAAGGTGATGGCCTACGTGGTGGAAAACGAGTTTACCAACCGCCTCAAAATCGTGACGTTACTCAATGAGGGCGAAACGTTTCCGGAGGATTTGCTGAAAGATATTCAAGTGCTGGACCGGGCCTATGAGCAGATTGAGGTAGAGTTTGTGCCCATGGTTGGCCACTTCGGCCCGGAACTCATTGACAAACTCTCAAAGCAGTGGCAAATCCCGAAAAACTTTATGTTCATCGGCTCCCCCGGCGACCGGTTTCCCTACCAAATTTCTGAGCTGGGCGGCGTCCGATTGATCATTTGA
- a CDS encoding ferritin-like domain-containing protein — protein sequence MSEPLFSTSFLARTVRRRSFFRVVGATAAATTLVLAGCNDDPDPTPVTTANTLNLGSGDSGLLNYAYLLEQLEAAFYQKVVDAFPTDFTADDKAAFVDLRDHEVIHREFLRYALGTTAYDANIGTALVFDFSSFTLTTRAGVYAAARTLEDVGVAAYNGAGKLISEGTNLRLLGKIASVEARHAAFVRDQAQPGSFAASDVVATTGDSAGLDIVKTPVEVAELIAKFLPVTLVATGLPVS from the coding sequence ATGTCTGAGCCACTATTTTCTACTTCTTTTCTGGCCCGCACGGTGCGCCGCCGCTCGTTCTTTCGGGTAGTGGGGGCCACTGCTGCCGCTACCACGCTGGTGCTGGCCGGTTGCAACGATGACCCCGACCCTACGCCGGTTACAACTGCCAATACCCTCAATTTGGGCAGCGGCGACAGTGGGCTACTGAACTACGCCTACCTACTGGAGCAACTAGAAGCCGCATTCTACCAGAAAGTGGTGGATGCCTTCCCCACTGACTTCACCGCCGACGACAAAGCCGCTTTCGTAGACCTGCGCGACCATGAGGTTATCCACCGGGAGTTTCTGCGGTATGCGCTGGGTACCACTGCTTATGATGCGAACATTGGCACTGCCTTGGTCTTTGATTTCTCGTCGTTTACGCTTACCACTCGCGCTGGTGTGTATGCCGCCGCGCGCACCCTAGAGGATGTAGGTGTAGCGGCTTACAATGGCGCTGGTAAGCTCATCAGTGAAGGTACCAACCTTCGTTTGCTAGGCAAAATTGCTTCCGTAGAAGCGCGCCACGCCGCCTTTGTGCGCGACCAGGCCCAGCCCGGCTCCTTCGCGGCTTCCGATGTGGTGGCTACCACCGGCGACTCTGCCGGCCTTGATATTGTAAAGACTCCTGTTGAAGTAGCCGAGCTGATTGCCAAGTTCTTGCCGGTTACCCTTGTGGCCACGGGCCTTCCCGTTAGTTAA
- a CDS encoding acyl-CoA dehydrogenase family protein, protein MSSQADVLSPKAQVQQNKGSLNAAGFTDYYDIDGLLTEEHKLIRQSIRDFVKKEISPNIEQWAQQAHFPSEIVRKFGEVGAFGPTIPTEYGGGGLDYISYGLIMQEIERGDSGMRSTASVQGSLVMFPIYQYGSEEQRRKFLPKLASGEWLGCFGLTEPDHGSNPGGMTTNIKDMGDYYLLNGAKLWISNSPECQVAVVWAKDDNGRIRGVIVERGMEGFTTPEIHNKWSLRASTTGELVFEDVRIPKENILPNIDGLKGPLSCLDSARYGIAWGALGAAIDCYESALKYSLQREQFGKPIASFQLQQKKLAEMITEITKAQLMVWRLGMLKNEGKATSAQISMAKRNSVEIALHIAREARQIHGGMGITGEYPIMRHMMNLESVVTYEGTHDIHLLITGADITGIQAFK, encoded by the coding sequence ATGTCTTCGCAAGCTGACGTTCTCTCGCCCAAGGCTCAGGTACAGCAAAACAAAGGCTCCCTGAATGCCGCTGGCTTCACTGATTATTACGACATCGACGGCCTGCTCACGGAAGAGCACAAGCTCATTCGCCAGAGTATCCGCGACTTCGTGAAGAAGGAAATTTCGCCTAATATCGAGCAGTGGGCCCAGCAGGCGCACTTTCCCTCCGAGATTGTGCGCAAGTTTGGTGAAGTGGGCGCGTTCGGGCCTACCATCCCTACGGAGTACGGCGGCGGTGGCCTAGACTACATCAGCTATGGCCTGATTATGCAGGAAATTGAGCGCGGCGACTCCGGTATGCGCTCCACGGCTTCGGTGCAGGGCTCCTTGGTCATGTTCCCGATCTATCAGTACGGGTCGGAGGAGCAGCGCCGCAAGTTCCTGCCCAAGCTGGCTTCCGGCGAATGGCTGGGCTGCTTCGGCCTCACGGAGCCTGACCACGGCTCCAACCCCGGCGGCATGACCACCAATATCAAGGATATGGGTGATTATTACCTGCTGAACGGTGCGAAGCTCTGGATATCTAACTCGCCCGAGTGCCAGGTGGCCGTGGTGTGGGCCAAAGACGACAACGGCCGCATTCGCGGGGTTATCGTGGAGCGCGGGATGGAAGGTTTCACCACCCCCGAAATCCATAACAAATGGAGCCTGCGCGCTAGCACCACCGGCGAGCTGGTGTTCGAGGACGTGCGCATTCCCAAAGAAAACATCCTGCCCAACATCGACGGCCTCAAAGGCCCGCTCTCCTGCCTCGATTCGGCTCGCTACGGCATTGCCTGGGGCGCGTTGGGGGCGGCTATCGACTGTTACGAGTCGGCACTGAAGTACTCCTTACAGCGCGAGCAGTTCGGTAAGCCGATTGCCTCGTTCCAGCTGCAACAGAAGAAGCTGGCCGAAATGATTACCGAAATCACGAAAGCCCAGCTAATGGTGTGGCGCCTGGGCATGCTCAAAAACGAAGGCAAAGCCACCTCGGCCCAGATTTCGATGGCCAAGCGCAACTCCGTAGAAATTGCCCTGCACATTGCCCGCGAAGCCCGGCAGATTCACGGCGGCATGGGCATCACGGGCGAGTACCCCATCATGCGCCACATGATGAACTTGGAGTCGGTAGTGACCTACGAAGGCACCCACGACATCCACCTGCTCATCACGGGTGCTGATATCACCGGTATTCAGGCGTTCAAGTAA
- a CDS encoding DUF3575 domain-containing protein translates to MLTFFLMRRLLFFLVLLAVSFRVSAQSVTPRLMPTERLLLKLAPLTLFDPNTSALLLGVEFRPVPRVGLELDYGFRFTPLRVFNWNIKKENMRYQKFKAEGRFYFPRTEQKQWYIAAEGFYVPEEYDLRNSNFYRNGEFRAYEQAHIEKTIEGGALKAGMMRRLGQRFWLDAALGLGFRRIETVYTTQNERAGDYLYDAPEQNFLSKTPDPGVKKTVHPALALRVAYSILK, encoded by the coding sequence ATGCTTACTTTTTTCCTGATGCGTCGTCTGTTGTTCTTTTTGGTTTTGCTGGCTGTTTCTTTCCGGGTTTCGGCACAATCAGTAACGCCGCGCCTCATGCCTACTGAACGGCTGCTGCTGAAACTGGCACCGCTCACTCTCTTTGATCCTAATACCAGCGCATTGCTCTTGGGCGTGGAGTTTCGGCCGGTGCCGCGCGTTGGGTTGGAGCTGGATTATGGCTTCCGGTTTACGCCTTTGCGGGTATTCAATTGGAACATCAAGAAAGAAAATATGCGCTACCAGAAGTTTAAAGCTGAAGGTCGCTTTTACTTCCCGCGCACCGAGCAAAAACAATGGTACATAGCGGCCGAAGGCTTTTATGTGCCCGAGGAATATGACCTGCGCAACAGCAACTTCTACCGCAACGGCGAGTTCCGCGCCTACGAGCAGGCCCACATCGAAAAAACGATTGAAGGCGGCGCCCTGAAAGCCGGCATGATGCGCCGCCTGGGTCAGCGTTTCTGGCTGGATGCGGCCCTGGGCCTGGGCTTCCGGCGCATTGAAACCGTGTATACTACCCAAAACGAGCGCGCCGGCGACTACCTCTACGATGCGCCGGAGCAGAACTTTCTGAGCAAAACACCCGACCCTGGCGTGAAGAAAACCGTGCATCCTGCCCTAGCATTACGGGTGGCCTACAGCATCCTGAAGTAG
- a CDS encoding ferritin-like domain-containing protein yields the protein MKLLKLLAQLAELNPQQLNVAGPRRTALRRLAQAGTAVLPAVLTVLPQPVVARDVPTVLDVLKLGLTLSQLENELYSRALGLSNADAFLGTAENKAAIQTMQLHEQQHIALFTRLIQNSGGTLDAVPRFDFTGSKNGTQATLFPDVFTNFDTFLKVAQLLEDAGVRAYKGQVEYIQYDNYLLETALRVHSTEARHSSHIRTMRRQRGATVKSWVSPSDTPLGAAGTIAATAYAGEESSVQYLANNNPVPFTDSLPINVATPPLSQAAILAKVAEAFDEPITAQAAGTILGQFIY from the coding sequence ATGAAATTGCTGAAACTCCTGGCCCAGTTGGCCGAACTAAATCCGCAGCAGCTGAACGTGGCCGGTCCGCGCCGCACTGCCTTGCGCCGGTTGGCGCAGGCCGGAACGGCTGTATTGCCGGCCGTGCTTACTGTCCTACCCCAGCCAGTGGTAGCTCGCGACGTGCCCACAGTACTCGATGTCCTGAAACTAGGACTTACGCTAAGCCAGCTAGAGAATGAGCTGTATTCCCGGGCGCTAGGCCTCTCCAATGCTGATGCGTTCCTGGGGACTGCCGAAAACAAGGCCGCTATCCAAACCATGCAGCTCCACGAGCAGCAGCACATAGCCTTATTCACCCGCCTGATCCAAAACTCGGGTGGTACCCTGGATGCAGTGCCTCGTTTTGATTTTACAGGCAGCAAGAACGGCACCCAGGCCACGTTGTTCCCCGATGTTTTCACGAACTTCGATACCTTTCTGAAAGTAGCCCAGCTATTAGAAGATGCCGGCGTACGGGCCTACAAAGGCCAGGTAGAATATATTCAGTACGACAACTACCTGCTGGAAACTGCCCTGCGCGTTCACTCTACGGAGGCGCGCCATTCTTCTCATATCCGGACCATGCGGCGGCAGCGCGGCGCCACGGTTAAGAGTTGGGTAAGCCCCTCTGACACTCCTCTTGGAGCGGCCGGCACCATTGCCGCTACGGCCTACGCCGGAGAAGAAAGCTCCGTGCAATACTTGGCCAACAACAACCCGGTTCCCTTCACCGATTCGCTGCCGATTAACGTTGCCACGCCGCCGCTTTCGCAAGCCGCTATCTTGGCAAAGGTGGCCGAGGCCTTCGATGAGCCCATCACGGCCCAGGCAGCAGGCACCATACTTGGTCAGTTTATCTACTAG
- a CDS encoding HIRAN domain-containing protein, which translates to MSTSTPESLVLLECLVAGTTHRTGLRELEPQLQPNQPLMLQREADSAYDDWAVRVYTAGPDAFWLGYLPEGRNETVARLLDAGYPVAARLTHKAWEDEWLHLEIEVLLERA; encoded by the coding sequence ATGTCCACGTCTACGCCCGAGTCTTTGGTTTTGCTTGAATGTCTGGTGGCCGGTACTACCCACCGTACTGGCCTACGGGAACTGGAGCCGCAGTTGCAGCCCAATCAGCCGCTGATGCTGCAGCGCGAAGCTGACAGTGCCTACGACGACTGGGCTGTGCGGGTGTACACTGCCGGCCCCGACGCCTTCTGGCTCGGCTACCTGCCCGAAGGCCGCAACGAAACCGTGGCGCGCCTACTCGATGCGGGCTACCCCGTAGCGGCCCGACTCACGCACAAAGCCTGGGAAGACGAGTGGCTGCATCTGGAGATAGAAGTGCTGCTGGAGCGCGCCTAG
- the ruvB gene encoding Holliday junction branch migration DNA helicase RuvB — protein sequence MREPYMTGGNEHFDATDKDIDKALRPLSFDDFTGQGKVVENLKVFVAAAKHRGEALDHVLLHGPPGLGKTTLSHIIANELEAGIKMTSGPVLDKPSDLAGLLTNLEPNDVLFIDEIHRLNPVVEEYLYSAMEDYRIDIMLDSGPNARSVQISLSPFTLIGATTRSGMLTSPLRARFGISSRLEYYDSKLLTSIVKRSAEILGTPIYDDAAFEIARRSRGTPRIANNLLRRTRDFAQIKGTGTITQDIAHFALNALDVDQNGLDEMDIRILTTIIDKFKGGPVGLSTIATACGDEAETIEEVYEPFLIQEGFIKRTSRGREATENAYKHLGRPMPQHLRGNVAGDLFE from the coding sequence ATGCGCGAACCGTATATGACGGGTGGTAACGAACACTTCGACGCCACCGACAAAGACATTGACAAGGCCTTGCGCCCGCTTTCCTTCGATGACTTCACGGGGCAGGGCAAGGTGGTCGAGAACCTGAAAGTATTCGTGGCGGCCGCCAAACACCGCGGCGAGGCCCTCGATCACGTGTTGCTGCACGGACCTCCCGGCCTGGGCAAAACCACGCTTTCGCACATCATCGCTAACGAGCTGGAAGCTGGCATTAAAATGACCAGCGGCCCGGTGCTCGACAAGCCTTCCGACCTGGCCGGCCTGCTCACCAACTTGGAGCCGAATGACGTGCTCTTCATTGATGAGATTCACCGCCTGAACCCGGTGGTGGAAGAGTACCTGTACTCGGCCATGGAGGACTACCGCATCGACATCATGCTCGATTCGGGTCCGAATGCGCGTTCCGTGCAGATTTCGCTGTCGCCCTTCACGCTGATTGGCGCCACCACGCGCTCCGGCATGCTCACTTCACCGCTACGGGCGCGTTTCGGTATCAGCTCCCGTTTGGAGTATTATGATTCCAAGCTGCTGACTAGTATCGTGAAGCGCTCGGCTGAGATTCTGGGTACCCCGATTTACGACGACGCGGCCTTTGAAATTGCCCGCCGCTCGCGCGGTACGCCGCGTATCGCCAACAATCTGCTGCGTCGTACCCGCGACTTTGCCCAGATCAAAGGTACCGGCACTATCACGCAGGACATTGCCCACTTCGCCCTGAACGCCTTGGACGTAGACCAGAACGGCCTCGACGAAATGGACATCCGCATCCTGACCACCATCATCGATAAGTTCAAAGGCGGCCCCGTAGGCCTATCCACCATCGCCACGGCTTGCGGCGATGAGGCTGAAACAATCGAGGAAGTGTACGAGCCATTCCTGATTCAGGAAGGCTTTATCAAGCGCACCAGCCGCGGCCGCGAGGCTACGGAAAACGCGTACAAGCACCTCGGCCGCCCCATGCCCCAGCACCTGCGCGGTAATGTAGCCGGCGACTTGTTCGAGTAG
- the queG gene encoding tRNA epoxyqueuosine(34) reductase QueG, which translates to MLPTAHYTAFIKRRAAELGFMYCGISKADFLEEEAPRLENWLNGQMHGQMAYMANHFDKRLDPRLLVDGAKSVISLLLNYYPPEETQQPDDTLKVSKYAYGRDYHFVIKDKLKTLLHDMQEEIGEVGGRCFVDSAPVMDKAWAKKSGLGWVGKNSNLIRPGVGSFFFIAELIVDVELAYDGPIKDYCGTCTKCMDACPTQAITEPYVVDGSKCISYFTIELKDQIPREVEGKFGNWVFGCDICQDVCPWNRFSKPHQEPQFNAHPGLKDLTAGDWREITHELFSELFRQSAVKRTGYAGLTRNIKFVTGEDVPDRTL; encoded by the coding sequence ATGCTTCCCACCGCTCATTATACTGCTTTCATTAAGCGCCGCGCGGCGGAGCTGGGCTTTATGTACTGCGGTATCTCGAAGGCGGACTTTCTGGAGGAAGAAGCGCCGCGGCTGGAGAACTGGCTGAATGGCCAGATGCACGGGCAGATGGCCTACATGGCCAACCACTTCGATAAGCGCCTTGACCCGCGCCTGCTGGTAGATGGGGCCAAGTCGGTGATTTCGCTGCTGCTCAACTACTACCCGCCCGAAGAAACCCAGCAGCCCGACGACACGCTCAAAGTCAGCAAATACGCCTACGGCCGCGACTACCACTTCGTCATTAAAGACAAGCTCAAGACCCTGCTACATGATATGCAGGAGGAGATAGGAGAGGTAGGCGGGCGGTGCTTCGTGGATTCGGCGCCGGTGATGGATAAGGCGTGGGCCAAGAAGAGTGGCCTAGGTTGGGTAGGTAAGAATAGCAACCTCATCCGGCCCGGCGTAGGCTCGTTCTTCTTCATTGCCGAACTGATCGTGGATGTAGAACTGGCCTACGACGGTCCCATTAAGGACTACTGCGGCACCTGCACCAAGTGTATGGACGCTTGCCCGACCCAGGCCATCACGGAGCCCTACGTCGTCGATGGCAGCAAGTGCATCAGCTACTTCACCATTGAGCTGAAGGACCAGATACCGCGGGAAGTAGAAGGCAAATTTGGGAACTGGGTGTTCGGCTGCGACATCTGCCAGGACGTGTGCCCCTGGAACCGCTTCTCGAAGCCCCACCAGGAGCCGCAGTTCAACGCCCACCCTGGCCTCAAGGACCTCACGGCCGGCGACTGGCGCGAAATCACGCACGAGTTGTTCTCGGAGCTATTTCGGCAGTCGGCGGTGAAGCGTACGGGCTACGCGGGCCTCACGCGCAACATCAAGTTCGTGACGGGCGAGGATGTGCCCGATAGGACGTTGTAG
- a CDS encoding DUF4268 domain-containing protein gives MYSKTEVTQLRQAFWTTFGQYMQPVPSAEGVPTNWINYKTGLKHVYFRLHADGRHATIGIELTHPDSDIRELFFEQFEALKLVLHETVGEQWIWEPAAEDANGHSISRIYQELRPANLFSRDDWPRLISFFKPRLIALDEFWSTAQYAFDELR, from the coding sequence ATGTATAGCAAAACGGAAGTCACCCAACTACGCCAGGCCTTCTGGACCACCTTTGGGCAGTATATGCAGCCAGTGCCTTCGGCCGAAGGCGTACCCACCAACTGGATTAACTACAAAACCGGCCTCAAGCACGTGTACTTCCGCCTGCACGCCGACGGCCGCCACGCCACCATCGGCATCGAGCTGACGCATCCTGACTCCGATATCAGGGAGCTGTTTTTCGAGCAGTTTGAGGCACTGAAGTTGGTGCTGCACGAAACTGTAGGAGAGCAGTGGATCTGGGAGCCCGCTGCGGAAGATGCCAACGGCCACTCCATCAGCCGGATTTACCAAGAGCTGCGCCCTGCCAACCTGTTCAGCCGCGACGACTGGCCTAGGCTCATCTCCTTCTTCAAACCCCGCCTGATAGCCCTGGATGAGTTCTGGAGCACGGCCCAATACGCGTTTGATGAGTTGCGTTAG
- a CDS encoding ferritin-like domain-containing protein translates to MNIFRIIEQLSEVDADVLGRFDSRRSVFKALGNTAKMGALASAPVFVSSLFQKAYGQTTNSAVLDVLNYALTLEQLEEDFYKQMTAAGKVPTGAPQGAIALILKHETAHVKLLTDTIKALQGMPVSGTKFKASAFPADYATQLVVAQALEDTGVRAYKGQAGNLIGAMAGTTSLLQVALQIHSVEARHAAHIRTMRMQAPWIPASDSSLPAPLGPVYTGATPESNVMQAGVDITKLGAGYSANDAAAAFDEILTKPEVLDASRAGGLVG, encoded by the coding sequence ATGAATATATTTCGCATTATCGAGCAACTGTCGGAGGTAGATGCCGACGTCCTGGGACGTTTCGACTCCCGTCGCTCCGTTTTCAAGGCCCTCGGCAACACTGCCAAAATGGGTGCCTTGGCTTCTGCTCCTGTTTTTGTCTCTTCGTTGTTCCAGAAGGCCTATGGCCAGACGACCAACTCGGCTGTACTTGACGTACTGAACTACGCCCTGACGCTGGAGCAGCTTGAGGAAGACTTCTACAAGCAAATGACAGCTGCTGGCAAGGTGCCAACTGGTGCACCTCAGGGCGCTATTGCTTTGATCCTAAAGCATGAAACGGCTCACGTAAAACTGCTGACTGATACCATCAAGGCGCTGCAAGGCATGCCTGTAAGCGGCACCAAGTTCAAAGCTTCGGCATTCCCAGCCGACTATGCTACCCAGTTGGTAGTAGCGCAGGCACTGGAAGATACTGGCGTACGGGCCTACAAAGGCCAGGCCGGCAACCTGATTGGCGCAATGGCTGGCACCACCAGCCTGCTTCAGGTAGCTCTCCAGATTCACTCAGTAGAAGCTCGTCACGCGGCACACATTCGTACTATGCGTATGCAGGCTCCCTGGATTCCGGCTTCGGACTCTAGCCTGCCCGCTCCGCTTGGCCCAGTGTACACGGGTGCTACTCCCGAAAGCAACGTTATGCAAGCGGGTGTAGACATCACCAAGCTGGGTGCTGGCTACAGTGCCAACGATGCTGCCGCAGCATTCGACGAAATCCTGACCAAGCCCGAAGTACTAGATGCTTCACGTGCTGGTGGCCTAGTAGGCTAG